A window of the Mus pahari chromosome 1, PAHARI_EIJ_v1.1, whole genome shotgun sequence genome harbors these coding sequences:
- the Mrpl17 gene encoding 39S ribosomal protein L17, mitochondrial encodes MRLSLAAAISHGRVYRRLGLGPESRIHLLRNLLTGLVRHERIEATWARADELRGYAEKLIDYGKLGDTNERAMRMADFWLTEKDLIPKLFKVLAPRFQGQNGNYTRMLQIPNRKEQDRAKMAVIEYKGNYLPPLPLPHRDSNLTLLNQLLLGLQQDLHHNQEASLHSSRTVQTPKT; translated from the exons ATGAGGTTGTCGCTGGCTGCCGCGATCTCCCACGGCCGCGTCTACCGCCGCCTGGGCCTCGGTCCCGAGTCCCGCATCCATCTGCTACGGAACTTGCTCACGGGCCTAGTTCGCCACGAACGCATCGAGGCGACATGGGCACGCGCGGACGAGCTGAGGGGCTATGCGGAGAAG CTCATCGATTATGGAAAGCTGGGCGACACGAACGAACGGGCCATGCGAATGGCTGACTTCTGGCTCACT GAGAAGGACTTGATCCCAAAGCTGTTTAAAGTGCTAGCGCCTCGGTTCCAAGGTCAGAATGGGAACTACACAAGAATGCTACAGATCCCGAATCGGAAGGAGCAAGATCGGGCCAAGATGGCGGTGATAGAATATAAAGGGAACtacctccctcccctgcctctgcctcacagagACAGCAACCTTACTCTCCTAAACCAGCTGCTCCTGGGACTGCAGCAGGACCTGCACCATAACCAGGAAGCAAGCCTCCACAGCTCCCGTACAGTTCAAACACCAAAGACTTAA